Part of the Zingiber officinale cultivar Zhangliang chromosome 8A, Zo_v1.1, whole genome shotgun sequence genome, aaaaattatCAGGACCAAAAAATTTATTCAATATTTAATCCGTCctcctaaataaataggacattaTAATGAATTTCTTTCCCTCCTTTCTAAGCTTCCTCCTTTTAATAAACAGAGCATTTTTCCATGGTAAATTTCTTTAACTCGTCCGCCCTTCCTAATAAACAGCATTAAAGTATATTTAATCTTAACCATCGAATAGAGGCTTCCTGAATCCTGAGACTGTCATTGTcatcatttatttttttcttccttaTAGCCTCTGTTTACTTGGGGGCGTGGAACCATCATGCAGGGGGCGATTGTTTCAGATTTGGACGGAAAAAAATTATACATGGGAGAAAAGATAAAATCGTCATCTGACCAATTCTTTCAAAATAGTCTCACGCTCTCTAAATGATGATAAATTATAAAAACATGTATCCTAACATGGCCATTTATATGAATAAAATTAAATactaagtaaaatattttatacTAGTTAAGAATTAACTTTAAGTAACAATATGTTATCATATTCATTTTgcttttataaatattaattttctaaattttaaaaataaaatatattttttaaatattaaaatattatttaatttaacagagaaaaaaatagaatgaATACatcgagaaaaaataattaaaaaatcgaaagagtgagaagaaaaataataaaaaaaaaataaaatgtttagaTAAAGGTAGCGTGtagtaaaaataattatttaattttaaaaaaataaataagttacGGTTACATTCAGTCTACCCGTTTTCAGAGTTTCTTTGTCGAAAACGTGTTTGTTTTCGTCTTTTCAATCACAACTCGATAGAAATAAGTCACCGACCgaagtagaaaaaaaaaataaaaataaaaaaatacgacCGCACGTTCTCGAGGGTTCCTCTCGTTCCTGTTCTTCCGATCGACGACCTCATGGAGACGTTGGATGAGGAGGTGGAGTACAACTGGAGGGAGGTGGTGCTGCCGTCGCTGATCCCCATCGTGCAGGACCCCGCGGAGCTAGACCGCGAGACCGGCGAGCGGCGGCGCGGCCGGGACATCCTCGTCGCCGTCGACCACGGCCCCAACAGCCGCCACGCCCTCCACTGGGCCCTCGCCCACCTCTGCCGCCTCGCCGACACCCTCCACCTCGTCCACGCCGTCCCCAGTTCCGTTTCGCCATCAATTGCTTCACTCCTCGCCTGCCCTTTATTCTCACCCAAACCTGTTGCTGTTCTAAATCTGCGCAGGTACGAACAACGAGCTGCTGTACGAGACCACTCAGCAGCTGATGGAGACGCTCGCCGTCGAGGCCTTCAAAGTAGCTCTGGTAAGTAACTGACGTTCCCATCGATTTCGTTATTTGTATCTCGGCCTCGGTGAAAAATGACAGTAATGGCGATTGCAGGTGACATCGAAGGCTCGTATAGTGGAAGGTGACGCCGGGAAGGTGATTTGCCGGGAAGCAGAGAGAATCAAGCCGGCGGCCGTCGTCATGGGAACCCGTGGCCGGGGTGTCGTCCAACGGTATATCAAAGTGCCTAGCTCATACTTGCTTTAATTCCTAAGGAAAAAAAGACTAAATTATGGCTAATTTCTGTTCTAGCACTGTGTTCTTAATCGTTAAATTTCCCAATCCAATCAATCATCTTGAACAAAGCTCTCATTTCTCTGTGGCAGCGTGCTGCAGGGAAGCGTCAGTGAATACTGTTTCCGCCACTGTAAAGCAGCTCCAGTCATCGTCGTTCCGGGGAAAGGTTGGCAACTTCAATTCTCCCGTCTCTGTATCTTGTCTCTGTTTGTTTTCACTTTGTAAAATTGTCTTAAACTCCATGCAAACTCAACTTCTTCCTAGTCCCAGTGTCAGAAAAATTTTTCTTTGCTCAACTCCTTAATGTACACCCGATTTATCTAAttattcttattttttaggtaaaaaaaagTTCAAATGAGGTATAATTCTGTCTAAATTTAGTATATCTAAACTAAAATCTAGTACATTTTCTATCAATTGATATATTCAATTCTAGTTAAATGATGCTGagtttaagaggaattatacctca contains:
- the LOC122010247 gene encoding universal stress protein PHOS34-like; the protein is METLDEEVEYNWREVVLPSLIPIVQDPAELDRETGERRRGRDILVAVDHGPNSRHALHWALAHLCRLADTLHLVHAVPSTNNELLYETTQQLMETLAVEAFKVALVTSKARIVEGDAGKVICREAERIKPAAVVMGTRGRGVVQRVLQGSVSEYCFRHCKAAPVIVVPGKEAGDQSVI